Proteins from one Punica granatum isolate Tunisia-2019 unplaced genomic scaffold, ASM765513v2 Contig00325, whole genome shotgun sequence genomic window:
- the LOC116190130 gene encoding uncharacterized protein LOC116190130, which yields MVGKILLRHNYIPGSGLGARGQGINRPIEIEEYKNRRGLGFRPSYHEIIEARRGKRLHRLAAYYGKINRGTPVPPLSHFFSGSQHIVGGTLDGPSSDLDDALVDLPGIYAVTEETPSGVYIRLAQENEELNNWTSIEESLHRLENRQLTSVEPTEEINIGTEEEPRTLKIGTGLDPTQRARMIDFLKEYQEVFAWSYADMPGLDPSIVKHSLPLDTENFPPKRQHLRRQRAGLLLRIKEEVVKQINAGFLEVCNYSEWVANIVPVEKKDGRVRVCVDYRDLNKASPKDNFPLPHIDVLVDNTARHNQFSFMDGFSGYNQIRMAEDDKIKTTFITMWGTFCYKVMPFGLKNAGATYQRAMVTLFHDMMHKEIEVYVDDMIAKSKEGEDHLVNLRRLFERLKKYKLRLNLAKCTFGAKSGKLLGFVVSERGIEVDPDKVKAIRELPPPSTVREVRSFLGRLNYIARFIANLSDKCQPLFRLLRKNAAIEWDDDCQKAFDDIKTYLVQSPVLVPPTPGRPLILYLTVRRQSLGCMLGQEDESTRAEHAIYYLSKKFTEGESNYPEIEKMCCALVWVMQRLRQYTLYHTIRLLSKADPLKYLLGSPSSMRNIAKWRCQLTEYDIEYVPRTSVKGQAIADHLAEFPIEDDTPINSDFPDEGILRVDEEEDGTAWKMYFDGAVNSTGSGIGAVLISPDGRYYPIAAKVNFLCTNNVAEYEACILGLQAAIDFKVKELEVFGDSMLTIFQTLGQWKTKDAKLVPYHEYLEELAENFEKISFTYTPRIKNQFADALATLASMVSITKENLIEPLEIEIAKGPAYCDTIEATDEQPWYEDIKHFLQTGQYPTFANRRDRKTLRRLTAHYFLSGETLYRRSFDATLLRCVDENEAQRLMGEIHEGSCGPHMSGLMLTKKLMRLGYFWSTMEADCAKHVRHCHLCQVYADQIKAPPNELRPMAAPWPFSMWGIDVIGPINPKASNGHMFILVAIDYFTKWIEAITLASVTANAVARFLKRDIIARYGVPETIITDNAKNLNNRIIDELCERFKIHHRNSTPYRPQMNGAVEAANKNIKRIIEKMTVTYKDWHEMLPFALLAYRTSIRTSTGATPYSLVYGMEAILPIEVEIPSMRVLAESKLEEAEWAKQRYEQLNLIDEKRLTALCHGQCYQQRMARAFNARVHHREFRPGDLVLRKVLHITPDSRGKFAYKYDGPFVVREVFSGGAIILSDMDGTENALPVNADALKKYYP from the exons atggtGGGGAAGATCTTGCTGCGCCATAATTACATTCCGGGTTCCGGACTCGGAGCACGTGGgcaagggatcaaccgcccaATCGAGATCgaagagtacaagaacaggaggggactcggttttcgcccttcctACCACGAGATTATTGAAGCCCGTAGAGGCAAGCGCCTCCACCGTCTCGCAGCGTACTACgggaagatcaacaggggcacCCCAGTTCCGCCACTCTCCCACTTCTTTTCAGGATCACAGCACATCGTCGGAGGTACTCTTGACGGCCCCTCCTCGGATTTAGACGACGCGCTTGTCGATCTGCCAGGCATatacgccgtcaccgaggagactcCTTCAGGGGTCTACATCCGCCTCGCGCAGGAGAATGAGGAgctcaacaactggacctca atagaggagagtttgcacCGCCTCGAGAACCGTCAACTCACCTCAGTTGAGCCaacagaagaaatcaacatagGCACTGAAGAGGAACCTCGCACGCTAAAGATCGGGACGGGCCTCGATCCAACACAACGAGctcggatgatcgatttcttgaaggagtaccaagaggtctttgcctggtcctacgccgacatgccgggcttagatccgtcgatagtcaagcactCTCTCCCACTCGATACAGAGAACttcccgcccaaacggcaACACCTACGGCGGCAGCGagccggccttctcctccgcatcaaggaggaggtcgTCAAGCAGATAAATGCGGGATTCCTAGAAGtctgcaattactctgaatgggtggcaaacatcgtGCCCGTGGAGAAAAAGGACGGAAGGGTCAGGgtttgcgtcgactatcgggacctcaaCAAGGCTAGTCCTAAAGACAACTTCCCTCTGCCTCACATCGACGTCTTGGTCGACAACACCGCGCGCCACAATcagttctccttcatggatggcttttCGGGGTATAACCAAATCCGGATGGCTGAAgacgacaagatcaaaacgactttcatcacgatgtggggcacgttttgctacaaggtcatgcccttcgggctcaaaaatgccggggcaacctaccaacgggcaatggttacgctcttccacgacatgatgcataaggagatcgaggtctacgtcgacgacatgatcgcaaAGTCCAAGGAGGGAGAGGATCACCTCGTCAATCTGAGGCGTCTCTTCGAAcgtctcaagaagtacaagcttAGGCTCAACCTGGccaagtgcacattcggcgcgaaatccggaaaacTGCTAGGATTTGTGGTCAGCGAACGAGGCATCGAGGTCGATCCTGACAAGGTGAAAGCGATTAGGGAGTTACCTCCGCCATCAACAGTGCGCGAGGTacggagcttcttaggacgactgaactacatcgcgcgtttcatcgcGAACTTATCAGATAAGTGTCAACCCCTCTTCCGGCTGCTTCGTAAAAATGCAGCAATTGAATGGGACGACGattgtcagaaggcctttgacgATATTAAGACATACTTAGTTCAGTCGCCGGTGTTGGTCCCGCCCACGCCAGGTCGACCTCTCATTCTTTACCTGACGGTGCGCCGGCAATCATTGGGGTGCATGCTGGGACAAGAAGATGAGTCCACACGCGCAGAACATGCcatctactatctgagcaagaagtttactgaaggggaatccaattacccggagattgagaagatgtgctgcgcactggtgtgggtcatgcagagacttcGACAGTACACCCTCTATCACACTATCCGCTTGCTGTCGaaagcggatcccctgaaataTCTACTTGGTAGCCCATCCTCCATGAGAAACATTGCAAAGTGGCGCtgtcaactgacggagtacgacatcgagtatgtgccccgcacatcagtcaaggggcaagcaattgcagacCATTTGGCGGAATTTCCCATCGAGGATGACACGCCGATCAACTCCGACTTTCCAGACGAAGGGATCCTCCGAgtagatgaggaggaggatgggaccgcgtggaagatgtatttcgacggcgcggtgaattccaccggttctggtatcggcgcagtgctgatatccccggacggacgtTATTACccgattgcagcaaaagttaattttctctgcaccaataatgtggccgaatacgaggcatgcatccttggcTTGCAAGcagcgattgatttcaaggtgaaggagctagaagtgttcggagattcaatgctcacaatcttccaaacgttagggcaatggaagacgaaagacgcaAAGTTAGTGCCATACCACGAGTATCTcgaggagttagcggagaacttcgagaaaatctcgttcacctacacGCCACGTATCAAGAATCAGTTTGCAGATGCACTCGCGACACTGGCATcaatggtgagcatcacaaaagaaaacCTCATCGAGCCACTTGAGATCGAGATTGCCAAAGGCCCGGCTTACTGCGACACAATCGAGGCGACTGATGAAcagccatggtacgaagacatcaaacaTTTTTTGCAAACTGGCCAATACCCGACATTTGCCAACCGTCGGGACAGGAAAACACTTAGGCGACTCACAGCGCATTACTTCCTGAGCGgagagactctctaccgccgttccttcgaCGCCACGCTACTCCGGTGTGTTGACGAAaacgaggcacaacgcctcatgggaGAGATACATGAAGGGAgttgtggaccccatatgagcggtctcatgctcaccaagaaactcatgcgcctaggttacttttggtccaccatggaggccGACTGCGCCAAACACGTCAGACACTGCCACTTGTGCCAGGTCTatgccgatcagatcaaagcacccCCCAATGAGCTACGCCCGATGGCGgccccgtggcccttttcaatgtggggcattgACGTGATCGGCCCTATcaatcccaaagcatccaatggacacatgttcattttggtggcaattgactacttcaccaagtggatcgaggccataacgctcgcttcggtcaccgcaaatgCCGTGGCACGTTTCCTTAAGCGcgacatcatcgcccgatatGGAGTCCCCGAAAcaatcatcaccgacaatgctaagaacctgaacaacaggaTCATCGATGAGCTTTGTGAGCGATTCAAAATACACCACCGCAATTCCACaccataccgtccccaaatgaacggtgcggtggaggctgcgaacaaaaacatcaagaggatcatcgagaaaatgacggtgacctataaggattggcacgagatgctcccttttgcgctcttggcatatcgAACGTCCATCCgcacttcaaccggggcaactccgtactccctagtctacggcatggaagcaatcctcccaatcgaagtggagattccctccatgagggtcctcgcTGAGTccaagctcgaagaagcagaatgggcgaagcagcgctacgaacagctcaatctcattgacgagaagcggctaacagcactctgccacggtcaatgctaccaacaaagaatggctcgagcgtTCAATGCAAGGGTTCACCACCGCGAATTCCGCCCCGGTGATCTCGTTCTACGAAAGGTCTTGCACATCACACCTGACTCTCGGGGCAAGTTTGCATACAAGTATGATGGACCTTTCGTCGTCAGGGAAGTCTTCTCCGGAGGGGCAATTATCCTAAGCGATATGGACGGGACCGAAAACGCACTCCCGGTCAATGCCGATGCCCTTAAGAAGTACTACCCTTAA